The Methanoplanus sp. FWC-SCC4 genome has a window encoding:
- a CDS encoding isocitrate/isopropylmalate dehydrogenase family protein encodes MKIAIVKGDGIGQEVIPPAEKILRHFLPGAEYFDVKVGYEKWKETGTACTDDDIKKLKSADAILFGAITTPPDPDYKSVIMKIRHELDLYANLRPVKGDGFDIMVVRENTEGLYSGIEEIGEERSTTLRVITRKGSERIAKAACELAIKRGSTKPVVIGNKANVLKSDVLFRDTCIGVCKSYGLEYKTMFIDALTLDVLMQPSNYDVIVTTNIFGDILSDACGYLTGGLGMLPSANIGDAHAFFEPVHGSAPDIAGKNIANPIAAIRSAGMLLDHFGYCEYAALVEKAISASVSMGVCTKDLGGNYGTKETGEYILTEIIKEEKSD; translated from the coding sequence ATGAAGATAGCAATAGTAAAAGGCGACGGCATAGGACAGGAGGTCATCCCTCCGGCAGAAAAGATATTAAGGCATTTTCTGCCCGGTGCTGAATACTTTGATGTTAAGGTCGGCTATGAAAAATGGAAAGAAACAGGCACGGCATGCACTGATGACGATATAAAAAAGCTCAAATCCGCTGATGCAATTCTTTTCGGTGCCATTACAACACCCCCTGATCCTGACTACAAAAGTGTGATCATGAAAATCCGCCACGAGCTTGATCTTTATGCAAACCTGAGACCGGTAAAAGGCGACGGGTTTGACATAATGGTTGTAAGAGAGAATACAGAAGGCCTTTATTCAGGAATTGAAGAGATTGGTGAGGAGAGATCAACAACCCTCCGTGTTATAACAAGAAAGGGAAGTGAGAGGATTGCAAAGGCGGCGTGTGAACTTGCGATTAAAAGAGGGAGCACAAAACCGGTTGTAATCGGCAACAAAGCAAACGTGTTAAAATCCGATGTGCTCTTCAGGGACACATGCATTGGTGTATGCAAAAGCTACGGTCTTGAATACAAGACGATGTTCATCGACGCACTGACGCTTGATGTTTTAATGCAGCCCTCCAATTATGACGTTATAGTCACAACCAACATATTCGGAGATATACTTAGTGATGCATGCGGATACTTAACAGGCGGCCTTGGAATGCTTCCAAGCGCCAACATCGGAGATGCCCATGCATTTTTTGAGCCTGTTCACGGCAGTGCTCCGGATATTGCAGGTAAAAACATTGCAAACCCGATAGCCGCAATCAGAAGTGCCGGAATGCTGCTGGATCATTTCGGATACTGCGAATATGCAGCCCTGGTTGAAAAGGCGATATCGGCATCCGTTTCAATGGGTGTCTGCACAAAGGATCTCGGCGGAAATTACGGAACAAAGGAAACCGGCGAATATATACTTACTGAAATAATAAAAGAAGAGAAGTCTGATTAA
- a CDS encoding deoxyribonuclease IV has protein sequence MVKAGFHVSIAGSLDRSVERAKKSGCDTFQIFTGNPRGWKAKEIEDETAEKFISKLGNSGIEPVVAHMPYLPNLATPKPDVYEKSCDVLLREIKRCGVLKIPYLVTHLGSHLGTGRDGGIERTIDAVVNAIDSEKSSVMILLENTSGTKNSIGGTLEDIGEIMDGIGKSKRLGACFDTCHAFAGGYEISTEKGLSETLSDFDTLIGLDNLKVIHINDTKGECGSRLDRHEHIGLGKIGDEGMARILRHQKLSSLPFILETPVDERRDDRGNIAHLRELAGREN, from the coding sequence ATGGTTAAAGCAGGGTTTCATGTATCAATTGCGGGATCGCTTGACAGATCGGTTGAAAGGGCCAAAAAATCCGGTTGTGACACTTTTCAGATATTTACCGGAAACCCGAGGGGATGGAAGGCAAAGGAAATTGAGGATGAGACGGCTGAAAAATTCATATCAAAGCTTGGTAATTCAGGGATTGAACCGGTTGTCGCACATATGCCCTATCTCCCAAACCTTGCAACCCCAAAGCCTGATGTGTATGAAAAGTCGTGCGATGTTCTGCTGCGGGAGATTAAACGCTGCGGAGTTTTGAAGATCCCTTACCTTGTCACACATCTTGGAAGCCATCTCGGGACAGGCAGGGACGGCGGGATAGAAAGGACGATTGATGCCGTCGTAAACGCAATCGATTCCGAAAAGAGCAGCGTTATGATCCTTTTGGAGAACACTTCCGGGACAAAGAACTCAATCGGCGGAACTCTGGAGGACATCGGCGAGATTATGGACGGTATCGGGAAGAGCAAAAGGCTTGGAGCATGTTTTGATACATGCCACGCCTTTGCCGGAGGGTATGAGATTTCAACCGAAAAAGGGCTCTCAGAAACCTTGTCAGACTTTGACACCCTGATTGGTCTTGATAACCTGAAAGTGATTCACATAAACGACACAAAAGGCGAATGCGGGAGCCGGCTTGACAGGCACGAACACATTGGCCTCGGAAAGATAGGCGATGAGGGGATGGCAAGGATTCTAAGACACCAAAAGCTTTCCTCTCTTCCCTTCATACTTGAGACACCGGTTGATGAGAGAAGGGATGACAGGGGAAATATCGCTCATTTAAGGGAGCTTGCCGGGCGGGAGAATTAA
- the pheS gene encoding phenylalanine--tRNA ligase subunit alpha — MDRPNVVYLARIMDTTPEAVVQHAVLLESKKLCDLQKKVTVEYRLTREGEKYASEGLPERVLFESFENAIPMKELQKHPSSKLGIGWLRKKGWIAIREGIVEKISDAPIGDDEKALKDLKPGVPGLDELLKRKLVEETETTDYFVSITTEGEVLVETGLDLRMEAGTLTSEQIRTGEWENLKLRRYNVTTPPKRIYAGKKHPYQQLIDEMRSVLLEMGFTEMYGEIVQSSFWNFDALFQPQDHPAREMQDTFFLDMEEKLPENYEAVRDIHEFGGDTSSVGWGGKWKEEKARQCVLRTHTTGLSIQYLKDHPDEPAKAFCIGRVYRREAIDPTHTPEFEQLEGIVMDRDVSFRHLMGFLKEFYHRMGFENVRFRPAYFPYTEPSVEPEVYVEGLGWVELGGAGIFREEVTAPWGVKYPVLAWGLGVSRVAMLKMGLKDLRQLYKSDVDWIRNSPVNRKEEI; from the coding sequence ATGGACAGGCCAAATGTCGTGTACCTCGCACGCATCATGGACACAACCCCCGAGGCTGTCGTCCAGCATGCAGTCCTTCTTGAGTCAAAAAAACTCTGTGACCTTCAAAAAAAGGTGACTGTGGAATACAGGCTCACACGCGAAGGAGAGAAATATGCATCTGAGGGTCTGCCGGAGAGAGTACTCTTTGAGTCATTTGAGAATGCAATCCCGATGAAAGAGCTCCAGAAACACCCCTCCTCAAAGCTTGGAATCGGATGGCTGAGAAAGAAGGGCTGGATTGCAATAAGGGAGGGAATCGTTGAGAAAATCAGCGATGCTCCAATAGGAGATGATGAAAAGGCCCTAAAAGACCTGAAACCCGGCGTCCCGGGACTTGACGAACTCCTTAAAAGAAAGCTTGTGGAAGAGACTGAGACGACTGATTACTTTGTCTCAATCACAACCGAAGGTGAGGTTCTGGTTGAAACAGGCCTCGATTTAAGGATGGAAGCCGGCACCCTTACAAGCGAACAGATAAGAACAGGGGAATGGGAGAATCTCAAACTCAGGAGATATAATGTCACAACCCCTCCAAAGAGAATTTACGCCGGAAAGAAACACCCGTACCAGCAGTTGATCGATGAGATGAGAAGTGTTCTTCTGGAGATGGGCTTCACAGAGATGTACGGTGAGATTGTCCAGAGCTCTTTTTGGAACTTCGATGCACTCTTCCAGCCGCAGGATCATCCAGCACGTGAAATGCAGGACACATTCTTCCTTGACATGGAGGAGAAACTCCCTGAAAACTATGAGGCCGTAAGGGACATTCACGAATTCGGAGGAGACACGTCTTCTGTCGGATGGGGAGGAAAATGGAAGGAGGAAAAGGCAAGGCAGTGTGTCTTAAGGACTCACACAACAGGGCTTTCCATCCAGTACCTAAAGGATCACCCAGACGAGCCGGCAAAGGCGTTTTGCATAGGAAGGGTTTACCGCCGCGAAGCGATTGATCCGACACACACCCCTGAGTTTGAACAGCTTGAGGGTATAGTGATGGACAGGGATGTCTCATTCAGACACTTAATGGGATTCCTAAAAGAATTCTATCACAGAATGGGCTTTGAAAACGTCCGTTTCAGACCTGCATACTTCCCGTACACCGAACCCTCAGTCGAACCTGAAGTCTACGTTGAAGGGCTCGGATGGGTAGAGCTCGGCGGTGCAGGAATATTCAGAGAGGAAGTCACTGCTCCGTGGGGTGTCAAATACCCGGTTCTTGCATGGGGACTTGGCGTTTCCCGTGTTGCAATGCTGAAAATGGGCTTAAAAGACCTCCGCCAGCTATACAAGAGTGATGTGGACTGGATCAGAAACAGTCCGGTAAACAGAAAGGAGGAGATTTAA
- a CDS encoding HEPN domain-containing protein: MTDEIRWCKHNKNGIRLIEPNENLTDAYFKKAEDALLTMKSIESPDWIISTGYYAMYYSLYALLMKAGIKSGIHTCTIECMRECLGDYFSESDIEAVENARKTRIQSQYYTTHELKEQEISEILSTAPKFLLKCRHISGLIKTKDIEKIRQIILEK; the protein is encoded by the coding sequence ATGACGGACGAAATCAGATGGTGCAAACATAATAAAAACGGCATCAGGCTCATTGAGCCAAACGAAAACCTGACGGATGCATACTTTAAAAAAGCCGAGGATGCACTGCTGACAATGAAATCAATAGAATCTCCGGACTGGATAATCTCAACCGGATACTATGCCATGTACTATTCACTCTATGCACTCCTGATGAAAGCCGGAATTAAAAGCGGGATACACACATGCACAATAGAATGCATGAGGGAGTGCCTCGGCGATTACTTTAGCGAAAGCGACATCGAAGCAGTTGAAAATGCAAGAAAGACGAGGATTCAGTCGCAGTATTACACAACACATGAATTAAAAGAACAGGAAATCTCAGAAATTCTAAGCACGGCACCAAAATTTCTCTTAAAATGCAGGCACATATCAGGTCTGATAAAAACAAAGGATATTGAAAAAATCAGGCAGATTATTCTGGAAAAATAA
- a CDS encoding aldehyde dehydrogenase family protein, whose product MQETDDKIIVKNPATGSIVGEVVRGRAEDVRDAVDTALLSSDLWAMKKPVERGKILFKSAAAVRARQNDLARLLTSEQGKPLAEAKNEIQGFANILEFYASVSGTISGSSLPKSDYGYAFTKKEPLGVCGAIIPWNMPAIIMGWKVGPALAAGNTLVLKPASSTPLTNMRLAEIMNESGLPEGVLNIVCGSGKEAGAEIVRNKKISAVSFTGSAETGIEVSKLAAGTFKKMTLELGGSDPMVVCSDADIDLAVSGAVSGRFYNCGQTCTAVKRLYVFEDVADEFISKLKEKTEKMTIGDGSAKGTRMGPLHSREGRDGITDVISETVDKGKAEVLTGGYIPTGEDFDAGNFLMPTVLTGVSPDSRVLNEEIFGPVLPVMTVSGMDEAVIEANKTRFGLGASVWTKSIKNASDFAESVDAGIVWVNRHLKVPPEIPFGGEKSSGTGRENGLFALERYMKEKTVIVSP is encoded by the coding sequence ATGCAGGAGACAGATGACAAAATAATTGTAAAAAATCCGGCAACGGGAAGTATTGTCGGCGAGGTTGTAAGGGGAAGGGCAGAGGATGTAAGAGATGCTGTTGACACTGCACTTTTATCGTCAGACCTCTGGGCCATGAAAAAGCCTGTTGAGAGGGGGAAAATATTATTCAAATCAGCAGCGGCTGTAAGGGCCCGCCAGAATGATCTTGCCCGCCTTTTAACTTCAGAGCAGGGAAAGCCTCTCGCAGAGGCAAAAAACGAGATTCAGGGTTTTGCAAACATTCTTGAGTTCTATGCGTCAGTGTCAGGCACAATCTCGGGATCATCCCTTCCCAAATCAGACTACGGATATGCCTTTACGAAAAAAGAGCCTCTCGGAGTATGCGGGGCAATAATCCCATGGAATATGCCGGCGATAATCATGGGATGGAAGGTGGGCCCCGCCCTTGCCGCCGGCAACACACTTGTCTTAAAGCCGGCAAGCTCCACACCTCTTACAAACATGAGGCTTGCGGAGATTATGAATGAATCAGGACTGCCGGAGGGCGTCTTAAACATTGTCTGCGGCAGCGGAAAGGAGGCAGGAGCGGAAATTGTCAGAAACAAAAAGATATCGGCCGTTTCATTCACAGGATCGGCAGAGACTGGAATTGAAGTGTCAAAGCTCGCTGCCGGGACTTTCAAGAAGATGACACTTGAACTGGGCGGAAGCGATCCGATGGTTGTGTGCAGCGATGCCGATATTGATCTGGCGGTGTCAGGCGCAGTTTCGGGCAGGTTTTACAACTGCGGACAGACGTGCACTGCGGTAAAGAGGCTTTATGTCTTTGAGGATGTTGCGGATGAGTTCATCTCTAAACTGAAGGAAAAGACGGAGAAGATGACCATCGGAGACGGTTCGGCAAAGGGAACACGGATGGGACCGCTTCACAGCAGGGAAGGCAGGGATGGTATAACAGATGTTATATCAGAGACCGTTGACAAGGGTAAAGCCGAGGTGTTAACCGGCGGATACATCCCCACAGGTGAGGATTTTGATGCAGGAAACTTCCTGATGCCAACAGTCCTTACCGGTGTTTCCCCGGACAGCAGGGTTTTGAATGAGGAGATATTCGGCCCCGTTCTTCCGGTCATGACTGTTTCAGGAATGGATGAGGCGGTTATTGAGGCAAACAAAACAAGGTTCGGCCTTGGAGCTTCGGTCTGGACAAAGAGCATCAAAAACGCCTCAGATTTTGCAGAGTCTGTTGATGCAGGAATCGTCTGGGTCAACAGGCATCTGAAAGTCCCGCCGGAAATTCCGTTTGGCGGGGAGAAGTCAAGCGGAACGGGACGTGAAAACGGGCTTTTTGCACTTGAACGGTACATGAAAGAGAAGACAGTGATTGTATCACCATAG
- a CDS encoding nucleotidyltransferase domain-containing protein yields MSCLCGITEKHLQILALYTNGYDRDYYPREIPGVISVSHGTAHKILISLEEKGVLESVTRGRTRIFRLKKTNAAVNHLLLAESYKRLKFFESEVLAGEIIYKVMPFFKGPLALFGSYSSGTTTPDSDIDLLSAGDFDKTQVDKISKTFGIEINVKKYPGEVFTRAAKEDTLIKEMYKNHIFLKCPEFFLEAVIV; encoded by the coding sequence ATGTCCTGTCTTTGTGGCATAACAGAAAAACACCTGCAAATTCTCGCACTCTACACAAACGGATACGACAGGGATTATTACCCAAGGGAAATCCCGGGGGTAATTTCGGTATCACACGGAACGGCACACAAAATTCTCATCTCGCTTGAGGAGAAAGGCGTTCTTGAATCAGTGACAAGGGGCAGGACCAGAATATTCAGGCTTAAAAAAACCAACGCGGCAGTAAACCACCTTCTCCTCGCAGAAAGCTACAAACGGCTTAAATTCTTTGAAAGTGAGGTGCTTGCAGGCGAAATAATATACAAAGTGATGCCCTTCTTCAAAGGACCACTCGCACTCTTCGGCAGCTACTCATCAGGAACAACAACCCCTGACTCAGACATAGATCTCCTCTCGGCAGGAGACTTCGACAAAACACAGGTCGACAAAATCTCAAAAACATTCGGGATTGAAATAAACGTCAAAAAGTACCCGGGAGAAGTATTCACAAGAGCAGCAAAGGAAGACACCCTGATAAAAGAGATGTACAAAAACCATATATTCTTAAAATGCCCTGAATTCTTTTTAGAGGCTGTGATTGTATGA
- the endA gene encoding tRNA-intron lyase has product MKAEYNGEQVLLGAEGKSLYDQGGYGRPDKNGLKLSPEEALYLLGRNKIEVKGHSFESLFAAFTEESDFLRKFLVYRDIRERGYVIQSGPHDFRVFRRGEKPGTGRSQYLMRVLSERDLVDFGKFAEEAQTARNMRKQFLLAVADDEDEITYYEIKTSDPQKGECEPELPKISGKIFGKSVLISIPPESIFEEKLFGTRFDKERLMLSPVEAIYLIRKGFLELDEKISPEDYYKKIEDGDHEFELKSKSYAHLRDLWHIPRTAYKFGHHFRVYSGSKKHSELLVHALSSDKTMPMSVISRSVRLAHSVRKKMLFACVSKDMIKYIEFARIKL; this is encoded by the coding sequence GTGAAAGCTGAATACAACGGAGAACAGGTCCTTTTGGGCGCGGAGGGAAAAAGCCTCTACGACCAGGGAGGATACGGAAGGCCTGATAAAAACGGGCTGAAGCTGTCACCCGAAGAAGCACTCTATCTCCTCGGAAGAAACAAAATAGAGGTAAAAGGCCATTCATTTGAGAGTCTCTTTGCCGCATTTACAGAAGAATCCGATTTTCTGCGAAAGTTCCTTGTCTACCGTGACATCCGTGAAAGAGGGTATGTCATCCAGTCGGGGCCGCATGACTTCAGGGTTTTCAGGAGAGGTGAAAAACCGGGAACAGGCAGATCACAGTATCTCATGAGAGTACTCTCAGAGCGTGACCTGGTCGATTTTGGAAAATTCGCAGAAGAGGCACAGACCGCCAGAAACATGAGAAAACAGTTTCTACTGGCAGTCGCTGACGATGAAGACGAGATCACCTATTATGAAATAAAGACCAGTGATCCCCAAAAGGGAGAATGCGAGCCGGAACTTCCAAAAATCTCAGGAAAAATCTTTGGGAAATCCGTACTGATATCCATCCCGCCTGAGAGCATCTTTGAAGAGAAACTTTTTGGAACAAGATTTGACAAAGAACGGCTAATGCTCTCACCGGTAGAGGCGATTTACCTGATCAGAAAGGGATTCCTTGAACTCGATGAGAAAATCTCCCCCGAAGACTACTACAAAAAAATCGAAGACGGCGATCATGAATTTGAGCTTAAATCAAAATCATATGCGCACCTGCGTGACCTCTGGCACATACCAAGAACGGCCTATAAATTCGGCCATCACTTCAGAGTCTACTCAGGGTCAAAAAAGCACTCAGAACTCCTCGTTCATGCATTATCCTCAGATAAGACGATGCCGATGAGTGTCATCTCACGATCAGTCCGTCTGGCACACAGTGTCCGCAAGAAGATGCTTTTTGCCTGTGTAAGCAAAGATATGATAAAGTACATTGAATTTGCGAGAATAAAATTATAG
- a CDS encoding tryptophan--tRNA ligase — MQPEINPWSSNQNLDADKLFKEFGIEPVNPLVEKMTNPPAFLRRGIVVGQRNYKPIVSAIENKTPFYVMTGFMPSGHPHLGHLMVMKEVAWHVSQGGTGFISIADREAHAVRGISWDKCREFGKEYLNCLYALGYSGNKYYQSENNALKDLAFEAAIKINFSELSAIYGFTQDTALAHAMSVATQVGDILYPQTATNSPAPTIVPVGLDQDPHIRLTRDVANKLRMFTIIETPDGVSIRSKQAPKTAMDAVEAAFPDTKRYEEHIDVKGVFKDEAENIIREVELKCGGYGFHMPSATYHTFLQGLTGGKMSSSVPDSLFRFQDSEKDVKKKIMSALTGGRMTLEEQKKLGGNPDKCSIYLLNLFHMMDDDEEIKEMCRACRAGELMCGTCKKQTFERVREFLKDFKEKMDETVHLTEE; from the coding sequence ATGCAGCCCGAAATCAATCCGTGGTCAAGCAACCAGAACCTTGATGCGGATAAGCTTTTCAAAGAATTTGGAATTGAACCTGTAAATCCGCTGGTAGAAAAAATGACAAACCCGCCTGCATTTTTAAGGCGTGGAATTGTCGTAGGCCAGCGCAATTACAAACCAATAGTCAGCGCAATAGAGAACAAAACACCGTTTTATGTAATGACCGGATTTATGCCGTCAGGCCACCCGCACTTAGGACACCTGATGGTCATGAAAGAGGTCGCATGGCACGTTTCTCAGGGTGGAACAGGTTTTATCTCAATCGCCGACAGGGAAGCCCATGCAGTCCGCGGTATCTCATGGGATAAATGCAGGGAATTTGGAAAAGAGTACCTAAACTGCCTCTACGCACTCGGGTACTCCGGCAACAAATACTACCAGAGTGAGAACAACGCCTTAAAGGATCTCGCCTTTGAAGCCGCAATAAAGATTAATTTCTCAGAGCTTTCAGCAATCTACGGATTCACGCAGGACACGGCACTTGCACATGCAATGAGTGTCGCAACACAGGTCGGGGACATACTCTACCCGCAGACTGCGACCAACAGCCCAGCCCCGACAATCGTTCCGGTGGGTCTTGATCAGGACCCACACATCAGACTCACCCGTGATGTTGCAAACAAACTCAGGATGTTTACAATTATCGAAACACCTGATGGTGTCAGCATCAGATCAAAACAGGCTCCAAAAACGGCAATGGATGCTGTTGAAGCGGCATTCCCCGATACAAAAAGGTATGAAGAGCATATTGACGTAAAGGGTGTTTTTAAAGATGAAGCTGAAAACATCATCAGGGAAGTCGAGCTAAAATGCGGCGGTTACGGATTCCACATGCCATCTGCAACCTATCACACATTTTTGCAGGGGCTAACCGGGGGCAAGATGTCATCAAGTGTCCCTGACAGCCTCTTCAGGTTCCAGGACTCTGAAAAAGACGTCAAAAAGAAGATAATGAGTGCCCTCACAGGCGGCAGAATGACGCTTGAAGAGCAGAAAAAGCTTGGCGGAAACCCTGACAAATGTTCGATATATCTCTTGAACCTCTTCCACATGATGGATGACGATGAGGAAATAAAGGAGATGTGCAGGGCATGCAGGGCAGGGGAACTAATGTGCGGAACATGCAAAAAGCAGACCTTTGAGCGTGTACGTGAATTCTTAAAGGACTTCAAAGAAAAAATGGATGAAACAGTGCATCTGACGGAGGAGTAA
- the pheT gene encoding phenylalanine--tRNA ligase subunit beta — protein sequence MPIITLPYKYLEDLTGVDRDTLIDRLPMIAADIERYEDDHFDVEFFPDRPDMFSTEGVSRAMRGFLGIETGLKTYDVKPSGIKFEVDKGLKDIRPFLGSAVIRGLSFTEEAIQSLMGLQEALHWAVGRGRAKVAIGVHDLDRIKPPFKYFASEKSRKFVPLDFDSELSLDEILKEHPKGKDYAHLVESHEKYPLIVDADDNVLSFPPIINGELTKVTTETKNVLLDCTGTDEKAVMTAVNIICAALAEAGGSVESVLVNGCPMPSLAPVERIVSVSECNRLLGFDLSAEEMAEHLSKMRFGAEPECGCEDRLKVQIPCYRADIMHDWDVFEDVAIAYGFDNLKAELPSTFTIGCEHPNQKIMGMVRTILSGLGYLEMMPFTLSNERVMYKYMQREVPDYVLPVLHPISEEQTVFRTDILPLLMETLKINQHRELPQRLFSTGDVIEGKKTFQKVSAVSMHTDADFSEIYAAVDAFMQEAGLSYTVLESCDPAFIEGRRADILVNGKKAGVFGEIHPQVILNFEMDQPVSGFELDLRVLKE from the coding sequence ATGCCGATTATCACACTTCCATACAAATATCTCGAGGATCTCACAGGCGTTGACAGGGATACCCTTATTGACAGACTGCCGATGATAGCGGCCGACATCGAACGATACGAAGACGATCACTTTGATGTCGAGTTCTTCCCGGACAGGCCGGACATGTTCTCAACAGAAGGAGTCTCCAGAGCAATGAGGGGATTTTTGGGAATCGAGACTGGACTTAAAACCTACGACGTAAAGCCTTCAGGGATTAAATTCGAGGTTGACAAAGGCTTAAAAGATATAAGACCATTCCTCGGCTCCGCTGTAATCAGAGGTCTATCCTTTACCGAAGAAGCCATCCAGAGTCTTATGGGACTTCAGGAGGCTCTCCACTGGGCTGTCGGAAGAGGCAGGGCAAAGGTTGCAATAGGTGTCCACGACCTTGACAGGATTAAACCACCTTTTAAATACTTTGCATCGGAAAAATCACGAAAGTTTGTTCCGCTTGATTTCGATTCCGAACTCAGTCTTGACGAGATCTTAAAAGAGCACCCGAAAGGTAAGGACTATGCACACCTTGTCGAGTCACATGAAAAATATCCGTTAATTGTCGATGCCGACGACAACGTGCTTTCATTCCCTCCAATCATCAACGGTGAGCTTACAAAGGTCACAACAGAGACGAAAAATGTGCTTCTTGACTGCACTGGAACAGATGAAAAAGCGGTGATGACTGCCGTCAACATCATCTGTGCCGCACTTGCAGAAGCCGGAGGAAGTGTTGAGAGCGTTTTGGTAAACGGATGTCCTATGCCCTCACTTGCACCGGTGGAAAGGATTGTCTCAGTGTCGGAGTGCAACAGACTTCTGGGCTTTGATCTCAGTGCGGAAGAGATGGCAGAACACCTCTCAAAAATGCGTTTTGGTGCAGAACCCGAATGCGGCTGTGAGGACAGACTCAAAGTCCAAATCCCCTGCTACCGTGCCGACATCATGCACGACTGGGATGTATTTGAAGACGTTGCAATCGCATACGGATTTGACAACCTCAAAGCAGAACTCCCCTCCACATTCACAATCGGCTGTGAGCATCCAAACCAGAAAATCATGGGCATGGTCAGAACCATCCTCTCAGGACTCGGATACCTTGAGATGATGCCTTTCACACTCTCAAACGAGAGAGTGATGTATAAATACATGCAAAGAGAGGTGCCGGACTATGTTCTGCCTGTTCTCCACCCGATATCAGAAGAGCAGACTGTTTTCAGAACAGACATACTCCCGCTCTTAATGGAGACGCTGAAAATAAACCAGCACAGGGAGCTTCCACAGAGGCTATTCTCAACCGGTGATGTAATAGAGGGTAAAAAGACCTTCCAGAAGGTTTCCGCAGTCTCAATGCACACAGACGCGGACTTTTCAGAGATATATGCTGCCGTTGATGCGTTCATGCAGGAGGCAGGTCTTTCATACACAGTCCTTGAATCCTGTGATCCTGCCTTCATAGAAGGACGCCGTGCAGATATACTTGTAAACGGCAAAAAAGCCGGAGTATTCGGGGAGATTCACCCACAGGTTATCCTCAACTTTGAGATGGATCAGCCGGTATCAGGCTTTGAACTTGATTTAAGGGTTTTAAAGGAATGA
- a CDS encoding carboxymuconolactone decarboxylase family protein → MADLNKDIAKIIAETYDTNKRVSEDDPEFWGSFLNFANQATKEGALPYKMKELIALAVAINDHCKFCISVHLKAAVDAGASRKEIMEAAYVAVLMGGGPSMAYLRYVIDGCDQFCTE, encoded by the coding sequence ATGGCTGACTTAAACAAAGACATCGCAAAAATCATCGCAGAGACATATGACACAAACAAAAGGGTATCCGAAGACGATCCTGAGTTCTGGGGTTCTTTCCTGAACTTTGCAAATCAGGCAACAAAGGAGGGTGCACTGCCCTACAAGATGAAAGAGCTCATAGCACTTGCCGTTGCAATAAACGACCACTGCAAGTTCTGCATAAGTGTGCACCTCAAAGCGGCGGTTGATGCAGGAGCATCAAGAAAGGAGATAATGGAAGCCGCATATGTTGCAGTGCTGATGGGCGGCGGACCATCAATGGCATATTTAAGGTATGTAATTGACGGGTGCGACCAGTTCTGCACTGAATAA